A genome region from Ficedula albicollis isolate OC2 chromosome 23, FicAlb1.5, whole genome shotgun sequence includes the following:
- the ADPRHL2 gene encoding poly(ADP-ribose) glycohydrolase ARH3, whose translation MAAAGPASVTGRLPARPRPGPARFRGCLAGALLGDCLGAVFEGRSVVKLPELLSFLKGLEPAPPEEGGEAAGSARGESLPYTDDTAMSRSVVQSLLAKQEFDEVDMAKRFAEEYKKEPNRGYGMAVVNVFKKLLSPKCSDVFEPARAQFNGKGSYGNGGAMRVAGISLVYSDIQDVKKFAKLSAELTHANSLGYNGAILQALAVHLALQEGLSRETFLEQLISHMEHVEADDKSLSDARALGFEDLPFSRRLKKIKEFLELSSVPKADVLFELGNGIAALRSVPTAIYSFLRCMDADPDIPEHYNALQRTIIYCISLGGDTDTIATMAGAIAGAYYGEEQVPPSWEQSCEAFQETQRMAKSLYELYCQRL comes from the exons ATGGCGGCGGCGGGTCCGGCCTCGGTCACCGGGCGGCTCCCGGCTCgtccccggcccggccccgctcggTTCCGTGGCTGCTTGGCCGGGGCGTTGTTGGGGGATTGCCTGGGAGCTGTTTTCGAAGGCAGGAGCGTCGTGAAGCTGCCGGAGCTGCTGAGTTTCCTCAAAGGGCTGGAACCGGCGCCGcctgaggagggaggggaggcgGCGGGGAGCGCACGTGGAG AGTCGCTGCCGTACACGGACGACACGGCCATGAGCAGGTCGGTAGTGCAGTCACTGCTGGCCAAGCAGGAGTTTGATGAGGTTGACATGGCCAAGAG GTTTGCTGAGGAGTACAAGAAGGAGCCCAACAGGGGCTATGGCATGGCTGTGGTCAACGTCTTCAAGAAGCTCCTGAGCCCCAAGTGCAGCGACGTGTTTGAGCCTGCGAGAGCTCAGTTCAACGGGAAGGGCTCCTACGGGAATGGCGGGGCCATGAGGGTGGCCGGCATCTCCCTCGTCTACTCTGACATCCAGGATGTCAAGAAG TTTGCGAAGCTGAGCGCTGAGCTGACCCACGCCAACTCCCTGGGCTACAACGGGGCCATCCTGCAGGCCCTGGCCGTgcacctggcactgcaggaagggctcagcagggaaaccttcctggagcagctcatcAGCCACATGGAGCACGTGGAGGCGGATGACAAGTCTCTCAGTGATGCCCGAGC GCTGGGATTTGAGGATTTACCATTTTCCAGGCGTCTAAAGAAAATCAAGGAATTTTTGGAGCTCAGCAGTGTTCCCAAAGCAGATGTATTGTTTGAGTTGG GCAATGGCATCGCTGCGCTGCGCTCCGTCCCCACTGCCATTTACTCCTTCCTGCGCTGCATGGACGCTGATCCTGACATTCCTGAGCACTACAACGCCCTGCAGAGAACCATCATCTACTGCATCTCCCTGGGGGGGGACACGGACACCATTGCCACCATGGCGGGGGCCATCGCCGGCGCCTATTACGGGGAGGAGCAGGTGCCCccgagctgggagcagagctgtgaggctTTCCAAGAGACCCAGAGGATGGCCAAGAGCCTCTATGAGCTCTACTGCCAGCGGCTCTGA
- the TEKT2 gene encoding tektin-2: MASLSVKPGQRFTLPDWQNNSILISADAEQQRYNSHHIRQEGRALRNETGNHARWDEHNSRTQLKDRITTVDRWRETLARLLTEIDLEIDALTKIKEAAENAIQAKNLCLDVAIECLTFRESRRDIDVVRDPVEEELLREVKVIEKTKKELQQRVDDAFKQLCLLKEARQQLSSDYRHKVEALELDRQCVSFNPTSGNISFKVNPTRVPYGTTALSEWEQTSQRNKELAEAALKASVDLRGAITLTIAQTNNELDAQRIATEFALRKRIRDMEAALNELRWQEQNTLEEIAEVEEDIRQLEEEIRKRTLDLKVAHTRLETRTYRPHIELCRDQAQYGLTDEVQQLEAIIRALQQKRTQLQDALDALYRQLHRIQTDIGYKTNSLQLDNKCMDTRKKLVIPVEKFEPEVDAVNRTRNLPRSSQLELA, from the exons ATGGCCTCCCTGAGTGTGAAGCCAGGCCAGCGCTTCACCTTGCCGGACTGGCAGAACAACTCCATCCTCATCTCGGCCGACGCCGAACAGCAGCGTTACAATTCCCATCATATCCGGCAGGAAGGACGAGCTCTCCGCAATGAAACTGGCAACCAC GCAAGATGGGATGAGCACAACAGCCGAACACAGCTCAAAGATCGTATCACCACCGTGGACAGATGGAGAGAGACCCTGGCCAGACTCCTCACAGAGATAGATTTGGAAATTGATGCCTTAACCAAA AtaaaggaagcagcagaaaatgccaTCCAGGCAAAGAACTTGTGTTTGGATGTTGCCATTGAGTGCCTGACGTTCCGTGAGAGCCGTCGTGACATCGATGTGGTGAGGGATCCTGTGGAAGAGGAGCTACTCAGAGAGGTGAAGGTGATtgagaaaaccaaaaaagagTTGCAGCAGCGAGTGGACGACGCCTTCAAACAGCTTTG CCTCTTAAAAGAAGCTCgtcagcagctgagctctgactACCGGCACAAGGTGGAAGCGTTGGAACTCGATCGGCAGTGCGTGTCCTTCAATCCCACCTCTGGCAACATCTCCTTCAAGGTCAACCCAACACGGGTCCCATACGG AACAACTGCACTTAGTGAGTGGGAGCAGACCAGCCAGCGCAACAAGGAGCTTGCTGAGGCAGCATTGAAAGCCTCAGTGGATCTCCGAGGAGCAATCACACTTACCATTGCCCAG ACAAACAATGAGCTGGATGCTCAGCGTATAGCTACAGAGTTTGCGCTGAGGAAGAGGATAAGGGACATGGAAGCAGCCCTTAATGAGCTGAGATGGCAGGAGCAGAAT ACCTTGGAGGAGATTGCTGAAGTGGAGGAGGATATCcggcagctggaggaggagatcCGGAAGAGAACACTGGATCTGAAAGTGGCTCACACCCGCCTGGAGACGCGCACCTACCGGCCCCACATTGAGCTGTGCCGGGATCAG gctcAGTACGGACTGACAGACGAggtccagcagctggaggcGATAATCCGTGCGCTCCAGCAGAAGCGGACACAGTTACA GGATGCCTTGGATGCTCTTTACCGACAACTTCACCGCATTCAGACCGATATTGGCTACAAAACCaattctctgcagctggacaaCAAGTGCATGGACACCCGGAAAAAACTCGTGATCCCAGTGGAGAAGTTTGAGCCAGAGGTTGACGCTGTCAACCGCACCAGGAACCTGCCGAGGAGCAGTCAGCTGGAGCTGGCTTAG